In one window of Drosophila mauritiana strain mau12 chromosome X, ASM438214v1, whole genome shotgun sequence DNA:
- the LOC117148730 gene encoding cytosolic carboxypeptidase Nna1 isoform X8, giving the protein MAEREREAMSASLSRLLRTLSSASMSRRHCPLALLQPIPLHQSEMALGSASSGGSAERCCSSCSDDSNNNERCKSAERGTAAEEVGEEEGVELESKQDADEGEQDELELKRDSSTVNVNVVRANFKCNDMECSLVLGDYVNGFLGSFLSKGLKTNQLVVNTDEKTLRPVARLKEPRDLFALPKDKDNDCSQQAPRWPVECQVIEERIIHIPYVPAVPEPLNAPTGNELKPRPVGEENGIVVFSYSPISAVNYEKPKAKKEDDESSDESDYSSDSRQDSTPPSRSTPMRLAGGGECAPGKLNSVSKMINNVDNRSTSASLDDNDDYYDDEYDTSGGYCGGSGEAKEKAIIKDLIEAKKKRYQEEAEVTPVGGGTARNSRAASRSEASKDASDIDDIWKNNTSEYKPASPRYVLSQFGKNVTKAVIDRIVDHEDLVPPSGSQKFSRSAVGGARFMTNCHPMNPEEYDGLEFESRFESGNLAKAVQITPTYYELYLRPDLYTSRSKQWFYFRVRRTRRKMLYRFSIVNLVKSDSLYNDGMQPVMYSTLGAKEKSEGWRRCGDNICYYRNDDESASNSANEDDEDNSTYTLTFTIEFEHDDDTVFFAHSYPYTYSDLQDYLMEIQRHPVKSKFCKLRLLCRTLAGNNVYYLTVTAPSSNEENMRRKKSIVVSARVHPSETPASWMMKGLMDFITGDTTVAKRLRHKFIFKLVPMLNPDGVIVGNTRNSLTGKDLNRQYRTVIRETYPSIWYTKAMIRRLIEECGVAMYCDMHAHSRKHNIFIYGCENKRNPEKKLTEQVFPLMLHKNSADRFSFESCKFKIQRSKEGTGRIVVWMLGITNSYTIEASFGGSSLGSRKGTHFNTQDYEHMGRAFCETLLDYCDENPNKVKRHAKLFKQIKKIRKREKREQKALKLQKMADQGCIMNDKLKVKRSVEKSVS; this is encoded by the exons ATGGCGGAGCGAGAGAGGGAGGCAATGTCCGCCTCTCTGAGCCGTCTGCTGAGAACCTTGAGCTCGGCTTCGATGAGCAGACGGCACTGCCCCCTCGCTCTCCTGCAGCCTATACCCTTGCATCAGAGCGAGATGGCGCTGgggagcgcgagcagcggggGCAGTGCGGAGAGAtgctgcagcagttgcagcgatgatagcaacaacaatgaaCGCTGCAAGAGCGCTGAGAGAGGGACAGCAGCAGAGGAAGTGGGCGAGGAAGAGGGAGTCGAGCTAGAATCCAAGCAGGATGCTGACGAGGGAGAGCAAGATGAGCTGGAGCTCAAGAGAGATAGCAGTACCGTTAACGTCAATGTGGTGAGAGCCAACTTCAAATGCAATGACATGGAATGCTCTCTAGTCCTGGGCGACTATGTGAATG GCTTCCTTGGCAGTTTCCTATCGAAGGGCCTGAAGACCAATCAGCTGGTTGTGAATACGGATGAGAAGACCCTGCGACCAGTTGCACGTCTGAAGGAACCGCGCGATCTCTTCGCCCTGCCGAAGGACAAGGACAATGACTGCTCACAGCAGGCCCCCAGATGGCCGGTGGAATGCCAG GTCATCGAGGAGCGCATCATACACATTCCGTACGTGCCCGCTGTGCCGGAGCCGCTCAATGCTCCGACGGGAAACGAGCTGAAACCGCGTCCCGTGGGCGAGGAGAACGGCATTGTGGTGTTCAGCTACAGTCCAATTAGTGCCGTGAACTAT GAAAAGCCCAAGGCGAAGAAGGAGGACGATGAGTCCAGCGACGAATCGGACTATTCCTCGGACTCCCGCCAGGATTCGACGCCTCCGAGTCGTTCCACGCCCATGCGCCTGGCCGGCGGCGGTGAATGTGCACCTGGCAAACTGAACAGCGTGTCCAAGATGATCAACAATGTGGACAATCGGTCCACCAGTGCGTCCCTAGACGACAACGATGACTACTACGATGATGAGTACGATACGTCCGGCGGTTATTGTGGAGGAAGCGGTGAGGCCAAGGAGAAGGCCATCATTAAGGATCTCATCGAGGCGAAGAAGAAGCGCTACCAGGAGGAGGCCGAGGTCACGCCCGTAGGTGGTGGCACAGCCCGAAATTCGAGAGCTGCCAGCCGTTCGGAGGCCAGCAAGGATGCCAGCGATATCGACGATATCTGGAAGAACAACACCAGCGAATATAAGCCTGCCTCGCCGCGCTACGTGCTCAGCCAGTTCGGAAAGAATGTGACCAAGGCGGTGATCGACCGGATCGTGGATCACGAAGATCTCGTCCCGCCATCGGGATCCCAAAAG TTTAGCCGTTCGGCCGTCGGTGGTGCCCGCTTCATGACCAATTGCCATCCCATGAATCCGGAGGAGTACGATGGACTGGAGTTTGAATCGCGCTTCGAGAGCGGCAACCTGGCCAAGGCGGTCCAAATCACGCCCACCTACTACGAGCTCTACCTGCGACCCGATCTCTATACCAGCCGGTCCAAGCAATGGTTCTACTTCCGAGTGCGACGCACCAGGCGCAAGATGCTCTACCGCTTCTCCATTGTCAATCTGGTGAAATCGGACAGTCTCTACAACGACGGTATGCAACCGGTCATGTACTCCACGCTGGGCGCCAAGGAGAAGAGCGAAGGCTGGCGCAGATGCGGGGACAACATCTGCTACTATCGGAACGATGATGA AAGTGCCAGCAATAGCGCCAACGAGGACGACGAGGACAACTCCACATACACGCTGACCTTCACCATTGAGTTCGAGCACGATGACGATACGGTGTTCTTTGCGCACAGCTATCCGTACACCTATAGCGACCTGCAGGACTACCTCATGGAGATCCAGCGCCATCCGGTCAAGTCAAAGTTCTGCAAGCTGCGCCTGCTCTGCCGCACCTTGGCTGGCAATAATGTCTACTACCTGACGGTGACGGCGCCCTCCTCCAACGAGGAGAACATGCGG CGCAAGAAATCGATTGTGGTGTCGGCACGTGTGCATCCCAGCGAGACGCCAGCCTCGTGGATGATGAAGGGTCTGATGGACTTCATCACCGGGGACACCACAGTGGCCAAGCGGCTGCGGCACAAGTTCATTTTCAAATTGGTGCCCATGCTTAATCCGGACGGAGTCATTGTGGGCAATACCCGTAACTCGCTGACCGGCAAGGACCTCAACCGCCAGTACCGAACGGTAATACGCGAGACATATCCATCCATTTGGTATACCAAAGCCATGATTAGAAG ACTGATTGAGGAATGCGGCGTGGCCATGTACTGTGATATGCACGCTCACTCACGCAAGCACAACATATTCATATATGGCTGTGAGAACAAACGCAACCCGGAGAAGAAGTTAACCGAGCAGGTCTTTCCGCTGATGCTGCACAAGAACAGTGCGGATCGG TTCTCCTTCGAGAGCTGCAAGTTTAAGATTCAGCGCAGCAAGGAGGGCACCGGACGTATCGTGGTCTGGATGCTGGGCATCACCAACAGCTATACGATCGAGGCCTCCTTTGGCGGCTCCTCGCTGGGATCGCGCAAGGGGACGCACTTCAACACGCAG GATTACGAGCACATGGGACGAGCATTTTGTGAGACACTTCTGGACTACTGCGATGAGAATCCGAACAAAGTAAAGCGGCACGCCAAgttgtttaaacaaatcaaaaagaTAAGAAAACGCGAGAAACGCGAACAGAAAGCATtgaaattacagaaaatggcCGATCAGGGATGTATAATGAACGacaaattaaaagtgaaacgtTCTGTGGAGAAAAGTGTCTCCTAG
- the LOC117148730 gene encoding cytosolic carboxypeptidase Nna1 isoform X9, with amino-acid sequence MAEREREAMSASLSRLLRTLSSASMSRRHCPLALLQPIPLHQSEMALGSASSGGSAERCCSSCSDDSNNNERCKSAERGTAAEEVGEEEGVELESKQDADEGEQDELELKRDSSTVNVNVVRANFKCNDMECSLVLGDYVNGFLGSFLSKGLKTNQLVVNTDEKTLRPVARLKEPRDLFALPKDKDNDCSQQAPRWPVECQVIEERIIHIPYVPAVPEPLNAPTGNELKPRPVGEENGIVVFSYSPISAVNYFSRSAVGGARFMTNCHPMNPEEYDGLEFESRFESGNLAKAVQITPTYYELYLRPDLYTSRSKQWFYFRVRRTRRKMLYRFSIVNLVKSDSLYNDGMQPVMYSTLGAKEKSEGWRRCGDNICYYRNDDESASNSANEDDEDNSTYTLTFTIEFEHDDDTVFFAHSYPYTYSDLQDYLMEIQRHPVKSKFCKLRLLCRTLAGNNVYYLTVTAPSSNEENMRRKKSIVVSARVHPSETPASWMMKGLMDFITGDTTVAKRLRHKFIFKLVPMLNPDGVIVGNTRNSLTGKDLNRQYRTVIRETYPSIWYTKAMIRRLIEECGVAMYCDMHAHSRKHNIFIYGCENKRNPEKKLTEQVFPLMLHKNSADRFSFESCKFKIQRSKEGTGRIVVWMLGITNSYTIEASFGGSSLGSRKGTHFNTQDYEHMGRAFCETLLDYCDENPNKVKRHAKLFKQIKKIRKREKREQKALKLQKMADQGCIMNDKLKVKRSVEKSVS; translated from the exons ATGGCGGAGCGAGAGAGGGAGGCAATGTCCGCCTCTCTGAGCCGTCTGCTGAGAACCTTGAGCTCGGCTTCGATGAGCAGACGGCACTGCCCCCTCGCTCTCCTGCAGCCTATACCCTTGCATCAGAGCGAGATGGCGCTGgggagcgcgagcagcggggGCAGTGCGGAGAGAtgctgcagcagttgcagcgatgatagcaacaacaatgaaCGCTGCAAGAGCGCTGAGAGAGGGACAGCAGCAGAGGAAGTGGGCGAGGAAGAGGGAGTCGAGCTAGAATCCAAGCAGGATGCTGACGAGGGAGAGCAAGATGAGCTGGAGCTCAAGAGAGATAGCAGTACCGTTAACGTCAATGTGGTGAGAGCCAACTTCAAATGCAATGACATGGAATGCTCTCTAGTCCTGGGCGACTATGTGAATG GCTTCCTTGGCAGTTTCCTATCGAAGGGCCTGAAGACCAATCAGCTGGTTGTGAATACGGATGAGAAGACCCTGCGACCAGTTGCACGTCTGAAGGAACCGCGCGATCTCTTCGCCCTGCCGAAGGACAAGGACAATGACTGCTCACAGCAGGCCCCCAGATGGCCGGTGGAATGCCAG GTCATCGAGGAGCGCATCATACACATTCCGTACGTGCCCGCTGTGCCGGAGCCGCTCAATGCTCCGACGGGAAACGAGCTGAAACCGCGTCCCGTGGGCGAGGAGAACGGCATTGTGGTGTTCAGCTACAGTCCAATTAGTGCCGTGAACTAT TTTAGCCGTTCGGCCGTCGGTGGTGCCCGCTTCATGACCAATTGCCATCCCATGAATCCGGAGGAGTACGATGGACTGGAGTTTGAATCGCGCTTCGAGAGCGGCAACCTGGCCAAGGCGGTCCAAATCACGCCCACCTACTACGAGCTCTACCTGCGACCCGATCTCTATACCAGCCGGTCCAAGCAATGGTTCTACTTCCGAGTGCGACGCACCAGGCGCAAGATGCTCTACCGCTTCTCCATTGTCAATCTGGTGAAATCGGACAGTCTCTACAACGACGGTATGCAACCGGTCATGTACTCCACGCTGGGCGCCAAGGAGAAGAGCGAAGGCTGGCGCAGATGCGGGGACAACATCTGCTACTATCGGAACGATGATGA AAGTGCCAGCAATAGCGCCAACGAGGACGACGAGGACAACTCCACATACACGCTGACCTTCACCATTGAGTTCGAGCACGATGACGATACGGTGTTCTTTGCGCACAGCTATCCGTACACCTATAGCGACCTGCAGGACTACCTCATGGAGATCCAGCGCCATCCGGTCAAGTCAAAGTTCTGCAAGCTGCGCCTGCTCTGCCGCACCTTGGCTGGCAATAATGTCTACTACCTGACGGTGACGGCGCCCTCCTCCAACGAGGAGAACATGCGG CGCAAGAAATCGATTGTGGTGTCGGCACGTGTGCATCCCAGCGAGACGCCAGCCTCGTGGATGATGAAGGGTCTGATGGACTTCATCACCGGGGACACCACAGTGGCCAAGCGGCTGCGGCACAAGTTCATTTTCAAATTGGTGCCCATGCTTAATCCGGACGGAGTCATTGTGGGCAATACCCGTAACTCGCTGACCGGCAAGGACCTCAACCGCCAGTACCGAACGGTAATACGCGAGACATATCCATCCATTTGGTATACCAAAGCCATGATTAGAAG ACTGATTGAGGAATGCGGCGTGGCCATGTACTGTGATATGCACGCTCACTCACGCAAGCACAACATATTCATATATGGCTGTGAGAACAAACGCAACCCGGAGAAGAAGTTAACCGAGCAGGTCTTTCCGCTGATGCTGCACAAGAACAGTGCGGATCGG TTCTCCTTCGAGAGCTGCAAGTTTAAGATTCAGCGCAGCAAGGAGGGCACCGGACGTATCGTGGTCTGGATGCTGGGCATCACCAACAGCTATACGATCGAGGCCTCCTTTGGCGGCTCCTCGCTGGGATCGCGCAAGGGGACGCACTTCAACACGCAG GATTACGAGCACATGGGACGAGCATTTTGTGAGACACTTCTGGACTACTGCGATGAGAATCCGAACAAAGTAAAGCGGCACGCCAAgttgtttaaacaaatcaaaaagaTAAGAAAACGCGAGAAACGCGAACAGAAAGCATtgaaattacagaaaatggcCGATCAGGGATGTATAATGAACGacaaattaaaagtgaaacgtTCTGTGGAGAAAAGTGTCTCCTAG
- the LOC117148730 gene encoding cytosolic carboxypeptidase Nna1 isoform X10, producing MDFGGGRVQFLQAQLFPVCTLTTSSGGFLGSFLSKGLKTNQLVVNTDEKTLRPVARLKEPRDLFALPKDKDNDCSQQAPRWPVECQVIEERIIHIPYVPAVPEPLNAPTGNELKPRPVGEENGIVVFSYSPISAVNYEKPKAKKEDDESSDESDYSSDSRQDSTPPSRSTPMRLAGGGECAPGKLNSVSKMINNVDNRSTSASLDDNDDYYDDEYDTSGGYCGGSGEAKEKAIIKDLIEAKKKRYQEEAEVTPVGGGTARNSRAASRSEASKDASDIDDIWKNNTSEYKPASPRYVLSQFGKNVTKAVIDRIVDHEDLVPPSGSQKVSNQFAVGPVKLPKTNMARLEVAFERSACQDRAKSRLKKEASGSRRRRASTSDEDSSSSSLGDEDEDEVNDSDSEAENTGSGVGLRRILGSYSARLAGGAEKYPCPGSGSVSDTETLVGDESRSRLAGSKGLHQQDLICSRNRQAHSRSPLRAVPHTHAATVAAAAAALARGRNRDKNGCLGGKEEKNMGMGVGTTGTSSMGTRTSSPVGNNVFRLTKDQHILLSSMTSQETTGTLISSTSTNQTTTTNSSQSFLCSDLPQAQFSRSAVGGARFMTNCHPMNPEEYDGLEFESRFESGNLAKAVQITPTYYELYLRPDLYTSRSKQWFYFRVRRTRRKMLYRFSIVNLVKSDSLYNDGMQPVMYSTLGAKEKSEGWRRCGDNICYYRNDDESASNSANEDDEDNSTYTLTFTIEFEHDDDTVFFAHSYPYTYSDLQDYLMEIQRHPVKSKFCKLRLLCRTLAGNNVYYLTVTAPSSNEENMRRKKSIVVSARVHPSETPASWMMKGLMDFITGDTTVAKRLRHKFIFKLVPMLNPDGVIVGNTRNSLTGKDLNRQYRTVIRETYPSIWYTKAMIRRLIEECGVAMYCDMHAHSRKHNIFIYGCENKRNPEKKLTEQVFPLMLHKNSADRFSFESCKFKIQRSKEGTGRIVVWMLGITNSYTIEASFGGSSLGSRKGTHFNTQDYEHMGRAFCETLLDYCDENPNKVKRHAKLFKQIKKIRKREKREQKALKLQKMADQGCIMNDKLKVKRSVEKSVS from the exons ATGGACTTTGGAGGCGGTCGCGTGCAGTTCCTGCAGGCGCAGCTATTTCCCGTCTGCACGCTGACCACGTCCAGTGGAG GCTTCCTTGGCAGTTTCCTATCGAAGGGCCTGAAGACCAATCAGCTGGTTGTGAATACGGATGAGAAGACCCTGCGACCAGTTGCACGTCTGAAGGAACCGCGCGATCTCTTCGCCCTGCCGAAGGACAAGGACAATGACTGCTCACAGCAGGCCCCCAGATGGCCGGTGGAATGCCAG GTCATCGAGGAGCGCATCATACACATTCCGTACGTGCCCGCTGTGCCGGAGCCGCTCAATGCTCCGACGGGAAACGAGCTGAAACCGCGTCCCGTGGGCGAGGAGAACGGCATTGTGGTGTTCAGCTACAGTCCAATTAGTGCCGTGAACTAT GAAAAGCCCAAGGCGAAGAAGGAGGACGATGAGTCCAGCGACGAATCGGACTATTCCTCGGACTCCCGCCAGGATTCGACGCCTCCGAGTCGTTCCACGCCCATGCGCCTGGCCGGCGGCGGTGAATGTGCACCTGGCAAACTGAACAGCGTGTCCAAGATGATCAACAATGTGGACAATCGGTCCACCAGTGCGTCCCTAGACGACAACGATGACTACTACGATGATGAGTACGATACGTCCGGCGGTTATTGTGGAGGAAGCGGTGAGGCCAAGGAGAAGGCCATCATTAAGGATCTCATCGAGGCGAAGAAGAAGCGCTACCAGGAGGAGGCCGAGGTCACGCCCGTAGGTGGTGGCACAGCCCGAAATTCGAGAGCTGCCAGCCGTTCGGAGGCCAGCAAGGATGCCAGCGATATCGACGATATCTGGAAGAACAACACCAGCGAATATAAGCCTGCCTCGCCGCGCTACGTGCTCAGCCAGTTCGGAAAGAATGTGACCAAGGCGGTGATCGACCGGATCGTGGATCACGAAGATCTCGTCCCGCCATCGGGATCCCAAAAGGTATCGAACCAGTTCGCCGTAGGCCCCGTCAAGTTGCCCAAAACAAACATGGCCCGCTTAGAGGTGGCCTTCGAGCGAAGTGCCTGCCAAGATCGAGCCAAATCGCGTTTAAAAAAGGAAGCGAGTGGCAGTCGTCGGCGTAGGGCGAGCACCTCTGACGAGGACTCCAGTAGTTCTAGTTTGGGTGACGAAGATGAGGATGAGGTGAATGATTCCGATTCGGAAGCAGAGAATACGGGAAGTGGCGTTGGCTTGCGCAGAATCTTGGGAAGCTATTCGGCCCGGCTCGCTGGTGGCGCCGAAAAGTATCCTTGTCCCGGTTCCGGATCCGTTTCGGATACCGAAACTTTGGTGGGAGACGAGAGCAGGAGCAGGCTGGCTGGCT CTAAAGGCCTGCATCAGCAAGACCTTATTTGCTCTAGGAATCGGCAGGCGCATTCGCGATCCCCCCTACGAGCGGTACCCCACACCCATGCGGCCAcagtggcggcggcggcagcggcgctCGCCAGGGGACGCAACCGCGACAAGAACGGTTGTCTGGGTGGCAAGGAAGAAAAGAACATGGGCATGGGAGTGGGAACAACTGGCACAAGCTCGATGGGCACTCGCACCTCCTCTCCCGTCGGCAACAACGTCTTCCGGCTGACCAAGGATCAGCATATATTGCTGAGTTCAATGACCAGCCAGGAGACGACCGGCACTTTAATCTCGTCGACAAGTACTAACCAGACGACGACCACCAACTCGTCGCAATCGTTTCTTTGCTCCGATTTACCCCAAGCGCAGTTTAGCCGTTCGGCCGTCGGTGGTGCCCGCTTCATGACCAATTGCCATCCCATGAATCCGGAGGAGTACGATGGACTGGAGTTTGAATCGCGCTTCGAGAGCGGCAACCTGGCCAAGGCGGTCCAAATCACGCCCACCTACTACGAGCTCTACCTGCGACCCGATCTCTATACCAGCCGGTCCAAGCAATGGTTCTACTTCCGAGTGCGACGCACCAGGCGCAAGATGCTCTACCGCTTCTCCATTGTCAATCTGGTGAAATCGGACAGTCTCTACAACGACGGTATGCAACCGGTCATGTACTCCACGCTGGGCGCCAAGGAGAAGAGCGAAGGCTGGCGCAGATGCGGGGACAACATCTGCTACTATCGGAACGATGATGA AAGTGCCAGCAATAGCGCCAACGAGGACGACGAGGACAACTCCACATACACGCTGACCTTCACCATTGAGTTCGAGCACGATGACGATACGGTGTTCTTTGCGCACAGCTATCCGTACACCTATAGCGACCTGCAGGACTACCTCATGGAGATCCAGCGCCATCCGGTCAAGTCAAAGTTCTGCAAGCTGCGCCTGCTCTGCCGCACCTTGGCTGGCAATAATGTCTACTACCTGACGGTGACGGCGCCCTCCTCCAACGAGGAGAACATGCGG CGCAAGAAATCGATTGTGGTGTCGGCACGTGTGCATCCCAGCGAGACGCCAGCCTCGTGGATGATGAAGGGTCTGATGGACTTCATCACCGGGGACACCACAGTGGCCAAGCGGCTGCGGCACAAGTTCATTTTCAAATTGGTGCCCATGCTTAATCCGGACGGAGTCATTGTGGGCAATACCCGTAACTCGCTGACCGGCAAGGACCTCAACCGCCAGTACCGAACGGTAATACGCGAGACATATCCATCCATTTGGTATACCAAAGCCATGATTAGAAG ACTGATTGAGGAATGCGGCGTGGCCATGTACTGTGATATGCACGCTCACTCACGCAAGCACAACATATTCATATATGGCTGTGAGAACAAACGCAACCCGGAGAAGAAGTTAACCGAGCAGGTCTTTCCGCTGATGCTGCACAAGAACAGTGCGGATCGG TTCTCCTTCGAGAGCTGCAAGTTTAAGATTCAGCGCAGCAAGGAGGGCACCGGACGTATCGTGGTCTGGATGCTGGGCATCACCAACAGCTATACGATCGAGGCCTCCTTTGGCGGCTCCTCGCTGGGATCGCGCAAGGGGACGCACTTCAACACGCAG GATTACGAGCACATGGGACGAGCATTTTGTGAGACACTTCTGGACTACTGCGATGAGAATCCGAACAAAGTAAAGCGGCACGCCAAgttgtttaaacaaatcaaaaagaTAAGAAAACGCGAGAAACGCGAACAGAAAGCATtgaaattacagaaaatggcCGATCAGGGATGTATAATGAACGacaaattaaaagtgaaacgtTCTGTGGAGAAAAGTGTCTCCTAG